Genomic segment of Acinetobacter larvae:
ACCCAAATGGGGTATGACGCAAAATGGGCTCGTCTTTCAGCATCCAACTTTGGAGCGCCCCATCAACGCGATCGGCTCTGGATTGTTGCCCACACCCAAGGCGTCAGATCACAAGAACAGAACATCACCAGCAGATTTCAATCGCAAATCGCCCGGACTAAGCGCAATAGTTCATACATGGCCGACACCCAAAGCATCAGATTGGAACAAACGCGGCAAAGTCAGTGCAGATCCACGCAATGGTTTACCGGGTGCGGTGATGAATTTTCCTACTCCAACAGCATCGGATGCAAACAAGTGGAGCAACGAGTCTCTGGAGGAACGCAAAGCCAAGGGCAGACAAGTGCGACTCAATACAGCGGTATCACCCCAAGGGGGAGCTGGTGGCATGTTGAACCCGACTGGGTCGAGTGGCTAATGGGGTGGCCCATCGGGTGGACAGACTTAAAGCCATTGGCAATGGGCAAGTTTCAGAAGTGGCAAGAAGCGCATTTGAAATATTAGGCGGTGCAGCATGATCCATCAAAAACAATTAGAAAGCGCGGCATTGGCGGCGGAAGTTGAAAAGTTTTTAGCGAAGGGTGGGAAGGTCAAGCAGATCGTCAATGAGCCTGTCAAGGTTAAACATGGCACAAGCGATCAGTATAAAAAGCGCAGTTGTCGTTGTGAAAAATGTATGGCTTGGGCGTTGAAAACTGGCGTTATTAAGACGACAAAATTAAAAGGGACTAAGGCATGACTATGACTGACTTTAAAGTGGGGGATTTGGTGGTTGCTGTTCATCCAATGGATAGAAGTTTATGTACTGTTGAGCGAGTTAGCAGTAATGCATTAAGAGCAATAACGGCAGATAGGAGTTTTGCGTTAATTGGCCTTCCATGTGATTTCAGGCCTGCAACACCAGAAGAAATCGCAGCAGGACGTCGTTTGGAGGTGATCAATGAAAGCGAATGAGTTTGTTAAGCAGCTTGGCTGGTTAAAAGCGTGCTCGGTCGTAAATCACTATTCTGGTGTTGTTGAGTACAAGTCGAGGGATGGGGATTTGCTGTTTAAATTTCACGTTAATGATCTTAAGCGCCTCGTTGAGTCGCATGAGATTGTTGCGATTCACGGGCTGGAGAAGTCTAAGGAAATCGTAGCCAATGCACCTAGTGATGATCATTACTATTCATGGGTATTGGGTGGTTCTGGTGTTCACGATAAGACTGTCAACATCGGAGAGTTGCGAAAAGCCATTGCCGACGTGGAGAGCTGCCAGTGAAATTAACAAAAGAACAACGCGAACAGCTTAAGCAAAAGTACGGCGGTCATTGTGCTTATTGTGGGTGCACATTAAGCGACAAGTGGCATGCTGATCATTTTGAACCTATACGCCGTAATAACGATGGTACATGTTTAAATCCTGAGCTTGATGTATTTCAAAACCTTATGCCAGCTTGTCCTGTATGCAATAAAAATAAGCATTCATATCCTTTGGAGTACTGGCGAAAAACACTCGAGGATGCAAATAGAAAATTAACCAAATATGTAGCTAATTATCGTTTGGCCCTCATGTTTGGGCAAGTCAAGGAGACAACTCAACCAGTAGTTTTTTATTTTGAAAGGTATGGCACACCTGATGTTATTCGGGAGGCATCAAATGAAAGATAAAAACATTCTAGCGCTGGCGATCGTTGTGTATTTGGTGCTGTGCGCCGTGGCTAATGGGTCTGAGTCGGTTAATCATGCTGTGGCGTATCTATGAACATGACGACAGATCGAGATTTACAGAGCGAGTTCAATGAATTACTTGCATTCAATGAGCGCATTGATCGTGAGCGAAATATGTATCGAGATCAAGCAAGGATGTATAAACAGCGTAATGCTAGCGCTAAATCGCTTGTAGATAGTCATTTTCGGTTTAATAAAGACAATCCTGAAATGACATTGAAAGCTATTCAGCGCGCACTTATTGGGACTGGTGATTAGTGAGCAGCATTCCATTAGCTGAATATCGAAAGATGATCAAAGCCAGACCTAAGGTTAAATCACGGCGTCCGGTGCGCCGTGGTACTAAGACTGTTAGTGAAGGTGAAGCAACACTGGCTCAGCATCTAAAGGCCCATGGCATTGAGTTTGTTCAAGAGTTTAAATTCTGCGAGACGCGAAAATGGCGGGCTGATTTTCATATCGTTGGGCATAAATTGCTTGTCGAAGTGGAAGGTGGGATTTGGTCAGGTGGCAGGCATACACGCGGTAAGGGTTATCAGGCAGATATGGAGAAGTACAACGCGGCAACGATGCTGGGCTATACGGTACTAAGGTTTAGCACGGCGGATGTGAAGAGTGGTGGAGCGATAGAAAGTATTAAGGGGATGGTGGGTAATGCGTAGGAATAATAACCAATGGCTGCATATCTTGGTATTTATTGTATTTGCGATTTGTGCTGTGGCATTCGATGCATACAACACGATTCAAGTCTGTAAAACGCAGGATGTGTATTGGGTTAGTGGTACGCAGCATACGTGTAAATGGTTTAAGTGAGGTGGTGGCGATGGGTGCAGCAGTAACGATTATGCAAGCAACAGATTGGAAGAAATACAGTTTTGAAGAATGGTGCCGACAGCTAGGTGCATGGATCAATGGTGATAACGAAACCATGGTGCGTGTCGTAAAAACCATGCCGCTAAAACGGAATTACTCAAAAACATAGAGAAAAGTTACTGGCCATGTATATGAGTGATGAAGACTTAAAAGACCGATTATGCGTGCGCCGTAGGGGTACATGTTGTCAATTGGATAGTAATGAAGCGCGTGCAATTCAAAAGCTTTTAATTGACCTTCAGTCGGTTGATGATGAAATTGTTCAAGAGTGGATTGGGGCAATCTGGTGGCATTATGTTATGGGTGAGTCGATTCGTGACATCGCAAGCAGTAATAACACTTATGTGGCCCAAATACAGCAGGATATTAGATGCGGCTTGGCATTTATTAAATCCCGTTACCCTAATTTTGAGATTGAGAAATTTACCAAGACTAAAAGTTAAAATATTTAACACTCTTGACTGTATATACAGGGTATGGCATATTTGTGTTAAGTTGGCGATTTATGTATTTAACGCCGTTTAAAGCCTCGCACTTGCGGGGGTTTTTATATGCGGGAGTATGTATGTTTGAGAATACGACAAAAAACCAACATTATGTTTCTCAATGTGAGCAAGATTAATGCGATCGATAGTAATGTAAATAAGGAAAATCGTCGTATTTTCAGTTTAACATTACAAATAAATATACTTTGGAGTTTGATCTTGTAAGCCTCAGTGGAATTAAAATTGAGAAAAATCTAGCATTGATGACTTATATAGTTTTTTTATTAAAGACGATCGTACCAGGGAGAATTATGAAAATTTCTTTAAGCGTTACGAAGATAAGATATATGCGACAACAAATAACCTGCTGAATACTAATGATTTTCCTGCTAAGGAGTTTTTAGACTTAATTACAGCAAAGTTTATGAATTTATTACGTAACCCTTGGAGTATTCGTTTTGTTGTCGAAAATTTCGGATTTGTGCTTAGATACGATAATCCAGTTCACGGTTACGAAGCTGAATATGCGAAAATTGATGAACTAAGTGTTTTGCCTAAAATTTTAGATGAATTTTCTGTGAGTGAAGATGATTATAAAAAATGGCTGAAAATAATATTCTATTTTATAGTAGTGGATAATAATCATGGAAGCAATTCAACATTTTTAGATAAGTTATTGAAAACTTTCTAAACACTAATAATAAAAACTATATTTATACTTATTTATTTATTTATGATGATGAAATTTGTTTGTTATCAGATAAAAGTTTAATTATGTATAGCAATAACGAAGAAGAAGATTTATCAATTTCATTTAACCTTTCAAAAAATGCATTTTTAATGATTGAGTCAAGAAAGTACAAGCATCATTATGAGCATGATAATAACTTCACTGAACTTGAGACTGGTGAAGTGATCATTGATCCTACATTTAAGCTTAATAATGTTCAGTTGATTAAAAATAGATATGATTCAGGGTGGTTTGAGTATTGGAAGAAATATAATGCAAGGGTAATTTCTCAGAGTTCAAAGACGTTTTATGCAGCTGAAGAAAAATTTGAATTTGAGGAAACAAGTAAAGCCAAATAGCTATAAATTTCTTCTTATTTTTTGAAATGAATATACCTATAGCTCAGTTGGATAGAGCATCCGCCTTCTAAGTGGGTGGTCACAGGTTTGAATCCTGTTAGGCGCGCCATATTCTAATCAGGTGTAATCACACCATTTTAAACCTATCGAATTCGATACCTTTACCCGCCGTGAGCGGGTTTTTGCATTCTAGGAGTCTGAGAATTGAAATTGAAAATTTTAGCAGTTGGGATTCTAGGTGCTGCAGCACTTGTAGGTTGTGCACGTGATGCACAGATGGCATCTAAAAACCTTTCTTATGCAGCTGATAACTTTCAACTTGATCGCCGTGTGGTTTTTTATAATGGCATTACGGGTGAGTATATTCTCACGATTGAAGGTAAGTGCTCGTTTGATGCTGTAAGCGAACGTACGCGAGATTGTTGATAAGGCTCATGGCATTAACCGAGAAAATGAAAAAGTTTGCTCGCGCCATTGTTGATGGTGCAACAAACAAAGAAGCAGCTATTTCAGCAGGTTACGCAGAAAAGACAGCATCTCAACAGGGGTCGAAACTCAAAAATGATTCTGAAATTATTATCTACATCGAAAAGTTAAAGGCCGAAAAAGAAGGTCGTTCTTTAACTCCAAGTAAGCTGCAAGTTAAACCTGAATCAAGTTGTGAAAATGATAATCCCTTTGAAGGCAATTATGCCCAAGATGATCCACTTCAATTTCTAATTGACGTTATGAACGACAAAGAGAATGAAATGGGCTTGCGGCTTCATGCTGCCAAATCAGCACTCCCATACGTCCACGGCAAAGTAGCTGAAAAGGGCAAGAAAGAAACTAAAGAAGATGCAGCTAAAAGTACTGCAAATGGTGGCGGGAAATTTGGAACATTAGGCTCGCAACTGAAAAGTTAATAATTAAAATTTGGGTAGTTTATTTTCACACTCTAAATTAATATCCCTTTGAAACTGTATGGGGGATGTATGATTAGAGTTTCATTAAAAACAAAACTGATCAGAGCAATTAAAAATGTAGCATTTGCATCAGTTGCATTTTTTGTAATTGGAGCGCTGTTAAAAAGCGATGGGCCAAAGCTGGATTTGTCTAAAATTTACGAGCTGGTCAAAGATACAGTTGCATTCTTTTCTGCTTTTTTGGGTCCTGTCTTTGCCTATGTTCTTTTTAATGACTGGCGTGGAGAGCATATTGAAAAAAAACTAGAAGCAGATAGTGAATCAATCTTTAAAGCGATACAGGAAATTTACCTAAAACTATACGAAGTTAGAATGAGTATATGTACAAAAGCTACGCTAGAAGAGACTGAGGGATTGAGGGTTAATATGTCTATGGAATTGTTAACTGTAGATATGATGAGGGTAAGAAACTACATTAAACTCCTCAAGGAAGAAAATGATTGTGCTTTAAATTTTATTCAACAAGCAAATGATATCGTAGATTCATTAAACAAAGTAAATAATGAGTTTTATGACATTCAGGGTGCATTTACGATGAATCATAAATCTAAAAGAGAATACGAATTTCTCAGTCCAATATTTGAAAATACAAAAGAGCTTACTAAAAACGCTAGCAAAATAGATCAGTTAAACGATGTTTGTAAAGAATTACAGGTAAAAAACGCATAAACTCACAACAATGGTTTTTTTATTTCCCAATATTGTCTGAATACGTGGGCGACACGGTGAGAGAGAAAGCAATGTCCTGAACCAGAATGGGGATGCGTAGCAAGGTTTTCGAATGTACCAGTAAACATCGGCTTATCTCAGCCATTCATGCAGGGTTCGCATCCTGCCAGATAATTTATATTTACATGCCACCTTCGGAGGGTTTTTTAATGGGTGAGATTTATGGACCAGATCCGACCATTCCCCCCGACTGACTTCATTGATCAGGCGGAGGAAGAAGAAGCAATACGATTGGTACCCGCCGTGGATTTAAAACAGTGGGTAGTCGATAACTTTTTAACGCTTGGTGGCGCGCTACATAATCCAGACCATGACCACATTGCTGAGTTATTACATGATGATGAAACATTTTTAGCTTTTGCGTGGGCATCATCTGCCGCCGTGGCTAAAAAGCGTATGGTGTTAGGTCAATGTGAAAAGGTGATGTTTAATCAGGGCGGATGGAAGAAAGCACGACAGGAACAACAGATGCGCGACTGGTTCGGCGCCGTACCGGTCTATTTAATCACTGTAGACGCTTCATTCTGTGAACAAGCTTCTGACCGTGATTTTTGCGCCCTGATCGATCATGAGCTATATCACATCGGCGTAGAACGTGATGAAGACGGCGAAATCATTTACAGCGATCATACTGGGTTACCCAAACATTACTTAGCAGGCCATGATGTCGAAGATTTATCGGTGTGGTCAAACGATGGGGAGCAAGCGAAAGCGTTAAACGATTAGTCGAGGTCGCACAGAATCCGCCGTTTGTACCAGATTTAGACATAGCAAAAATGCTGCGGAAACTGCGTAATCAATTGAGCCGAAAGGCTCTTTTTTTTGCCTATTTTGTTGGACGTAGCAGGACAAAGGTGAGTTTATGGCGGCACTTAAAGAGCCTGTAAAAATCTTTATAGTTCAGTCTCTTGCTTGCTTTGAAACCCCTCAACAGGTAGCAGATGCTGTCAAACAAGAATATGGCATAGAAATTGATCGCAGACAGTGTGAGGGCTATGACCCACTAAATACTCGGGTCGAAATCTTAGTAAGAAATTAAAGGACTTATTCGACCGCACTCGCAAGGATTTCCGAGAAATATTGAAGACATTGCAATTGCGAACAAGGCTTTTCGTTTGCGTGAACTGCAAAAGATGTATGACGATTCAGGTAAAAATAAGCGAGCTAAGCAGAATTTACTAAAGCAAGCTTTTCAAGAGACCGATGGGCGAGTGACCAAGCATGACGTCACAACAAACGGCGAGTCTATCAATAGCATCAAGCCTACTTTAATCGAACTGGTGGCACCCAATGTCAAAACAACAGAAGGTACAGATTGAGCTACCACCCAAAATTAATACCAATCTTCAGCACGGCGAACGTCCGATATAGATCATCATGGGGCGGCCGTGGATCAGCTAAAACGAGAACGTTTGCACTCATGACGGCGATTAAGGGTTATATGTTTGCTGAGGCGGGGATAAGCGGTTTAATCCTTGGTGCACGTGAGTTTATGAATACGCTGTCTGAATCTTCTATGGAGGAGATTAAGCAAGCCATTCGCTCAGTCCCTTTTCTTAAAGCTTATTACGAGAATGGGCGAGAACTATATACGGACGAAGAATCGCCGTGTGAGTTATGGTTTTGCTGGTCTGCGGCATAACTTGGATAGTATCAAGTCCAAAAGCACGCATTTTACTATGTTGGGTCGATGAAGCTGAAACCGTCAGCGAAATTGCTTGGCGTAAGCTTTTGCCGACGGTACGTGAGGATGGCTCAGAGGTCTGGGTGACATGGAACCCTGAACGCCGTGATAGTGCCACAAGCAAGCGATTTCGGCATGAGCAGATATTCGATGAGCTGACCGGTGAACTAATCGGCGTCGGCTGTGAGATGAATTACAGCGATAACCCATGGTTCCCTGAAGTCTTAGAAATTGAACGGCGGCAAGATCAAGCCAACCAAGACGATGCAACCTATCGCTGGATCTGGGAAGGTGATTATCTTGAGTTATCGGAAGCGCAGATATTTAGGAATAAGTTCGAGATTAAGGATTTTGAACCTGACCCACAAACGTGGGATGGACCATATCAGGGCTTAGACTTCGGCTTTGCGAAAGATCCAACCGCGGCCACAAGATCATGGATACATGATGATTGCCTATGGATTGAGTATGAAGCAGGTGCGGTGGGATTGGAGCTTGATGATACCAAGCCTTTTATCTGTAATAAGATTCCTGACTTTGAGAAATACCCGACCTATGCTGATAACGCGAGGCCTGAATCTATTAGCCATTTACGTGGTAAAGGTTTAATACGCATGCGGGCTTGTGAAAAGGGTAAGGGCTCTGTTG
This window contains:
- a CDS encoding HNH endonuclease yields the protein MKLTKEQREQLKQKYGGHCAYCGCTLSDKWHADHFEPIRRNNDGTCLNPELDVFQNLMPACPVCNKNKHSYPLEYWRKTLEDANRKLTKYVANYRLALMFGQVKETTQPVVFYFERYGTPDVIREASNER
- a CDS encoding PBSX family phage terminase large subunit, with the protein product MVLLVCGITWIVSSPKARILLCWVDEAETVSEIAWRKLLPTVREDGSEVWVTWNPERRDSATSKRFRHEQIFDELTGELIGVGCEMNYSDNPWFPEVLEIERRQDQANQDDATYRWIWEGDYLELSEAQIFRNKFEIKDFEPDPQTWDGPYQGLDFGFAKDPTAATRSWIHDDCLWIEYEAGAVGLELDDTKPFICNKIPDFEKYPTYADNARPESISHLRGKGLIRMRACEKGKGSVEDGIEHIKSFKCVYIHSRCKETLKEFRNYSYKKDRLTDEVLPIIVDDWNHYIDSLRYALEKVMKRKTGLKINPSILNGLR
- a CDS encoding terminase small subunit, producing MALTEKMKKFARAIVDGATNKEAAISAGYAEKTASQQGSKLKNDSEIIIYIEKLKAEKEGRSLTPSKLQVKPESSCENDNPFEGNYAQDDPLQFLIDVMNDKENEMGLRLHAAKSALPYVHGKVAEKGKKETKEDAAKSTANGGGKFGTLGSQLKS
- a CDS encoding DUF559 domain-containing protein, encoding MIKARPKVKSRRPVRRGTKTVSEGEATLAQHLKAHGIEFVQEFKFCETRKWRADFHIVGHKLLVEVEGGIWSGGRHTRGKGYQADMEKYNAATMLGYTVLRFSTADVKSGGAIESIKGMVGNA